The DNA region TGCACTCGCTGCGCATCCACTTGCGCCCGGCGCCGTGGGCCAGGGAGTTGAGGCTGCGCTCGTCGGCCACCGGGGCCACCAGGTAGCTGTAGTCGCCGCGGGAACCGGGGATGACCATCACGCCCTGGTCGGCGGGGGTGGCGCCCTTGCGGTGCAGCCAGCCGTCGACGCCGCCGAGGGTCGCGGCGGAAACGAGGTTGTGGTTCACATCCAGCAGCTGCTCGCCGTTCGCACGCAGGCGGTCGAGGATGCGTCGGGCGATGAGCTGGCGGTTGGCCTCGGCGAAGCGCAGGGCGCCGTCGTGGCGGGCCAGGTAGTGCTCGGCTTCCGGGCTGCCAGCCTCCAGCCCGGCGTGGCTGAAGCGGTCCACCTGCTCGCGCAGGATGGCTTCGCCCAGGCCGCGCGAGCCGCTGTGCACCAGCAGGAGCAGGTGCTTGCGGTCGATGCCCAGGGCCGCCAGGGCCGTGTCGTCATAGGCCTCGTCGAGCTGCTGCAGCTCGGCGAAGTGGTTGCCGCCACCGATGGTGCCCAGGGAACGCTCGTGCCCGCAGGGCGCCAGGCCGAAGGCGGCGATCGCCTCCTGCCAGCTGTCGTCCAGCGGCGCATCGAGGGAGCCCAGGCGCTTCTCCAGCTTGTCCAGGTGGAGCTTGGCGACGGGGATGTCGGTGCGCCAGAAGGCCATGCCGCAGCCGATGTCGTTGCCCACCAGGGCGGGGTAGAAGCGGCCGCTGGAGAAGAACGCGGCGCCCACCGGGTAGCCACGCCCCGGGTGCAGGTCCGGCATGCCGGCCACCCGTTGCATGCCCGGCAGGCGGGCGGTGGTTTCAAGTTGCTGGATCGCTTTTCCTTCGATCCAGGTGTCGTCCGCGGCGATCAGGGTGATGCCGTCGGCCAGATTGCGAATGCAAGTGCCCATGGTCCAATCCAAATGGGTTGAAACGAAAAATGCTTGGATTTGGCAGGTCTGGGTCGGGCAGTGCGGGACCGTCGCGAAGAAGGACGGAAGAAGCGTTTAAGCCAGGCGCGACCTGCAAAGGGTGATCAGTGTCTGCATGATGGACCTCCTTTGCTGTCGGGTTGGGGGGAAAGGCGCGCATCTTAGGCGCGCCGCCCGGATTGACGCAAGCGCTGTCATTCACCGCCCACGGCGAAGTTGGGCAGGGTGTCCACCGGCTGGGCGAACTGGAAGGGGATGGATTCGAGCGCAAGGCCCACGTTGCGCTGGATGACGAAGTGCAGGTGCGGGCCGGTGCTGTTGCCGGTGTTACCGGAGCGGCCGATCTGCTCGCCGATGGCGACGCGCTGGCCCTCCTGGACCTTCACCGAGCCGCGCATCAGGTGCAGGTAGACGCCCATGGTGCCGTCGTTGTGGAGGATGCGCACGAAGTTGCCGGAGGGGTTGTTGCCCCGCCCGCTCTGCTGGTTCTCGATCTTCACCACCATGCCGGGCCGC from Pseudomonas tohonis includes:
- a CDS encoding RNA ligase RtcB family protein, whose translation is MGTCIRNLADGITLIAADDTWIEGKAIQQLETTARLPGMQRVAGMPDLHPGRGYPVGAAFFSSGRFYPALVGNDIGCGMAFWRTDIPVAKLHLDKLEKRLGSLDAPLDDSWQEAIAAFGLAPCGHERSLGTIGGGNHFAELQQLDEAYDDTALAALGIDRKHLLLLVHSGSRGLGEAILREQVDRFSHAGLEAGSPEAEHYLARHDGALRFAEANRQLIARRILDRLRANGEQLLDVNHNLVSAATLGGVDGWLHRKGATPADQGVMVIPGSRGDYSYLVAPVADERSLNSLAHGAGRKWMRSECKDRLAKRYSVEQLERTALGSRVICADRALIYEEAPEAYKAIDSVVGALRDAGLVQVLARLKPVLTYKTRGGCC